One genomic region from Cardiocondyla obscurior isolate alpha-2009 linkage group LG01, Cobs3.1, whole genome shotgun sequence encodes:
- the LOC139105181 gene encoding inactive hydroxysteroid dehydrogenase-like protein 1 — protein MLPTIAFWVLVILITFWILLGPVLRFLRVIFEITMQIYDNKPIDLRTKFGDWAVVTGSTDGIGRAYAKELAARNMNLILISRNLEKLERTKDELLLINPKIEVRVIAADFAEGENAFTKIRPLMKNISVGILVNNVGKQYEYPMYVGEVPENELWDIINVNVGATTLMTRLVIDQMQKRKRGAIVNVSSGSELQPLPLMTVYAATKAYVKSFSDALRAEYSRFGVTVQHLSPLFVNTKMNAFSSKLQVSSIFVPDATTYARNAIATLGKMDSSTGYWAHSIQKFVTLMPPVWIRTKIGQIMNESFRQDYFKQKQQTSL, from the exons ATGCTACCAACGATAGCATTTTGGGTgttagtaattttaattactttctggATCCTACTTGGTCCTGTTTTGAGATTTCTGCGTGTCATATTTGAAATTACTATGCAAATATACGATAATAAACCAATCGATTTGCGAACAAAGTTCGGCGACTGGGCGG TTGTTACTGGCTCAACTGACGGTATTGGTAGAGCTTATGCTAAGGAGTTAGCAGCAAGAAATATGAATCTAATACTAATCAGCAGAAACTTAGAAAAGCTTGAACGCACAAAGGATGAACTGCTGCTAATAAATCCGAAAATTGAGGTGAGGGTTATCGCGGCGGACTTCGCCGAAGGAGAAAATGCTTTTACCAAAATTCGTCCTCtcatgaaaaatatatctgtTGGCATATTAG tgAACAACGTGGGTAAGCAGTACGAGTATCCCATGTACGTCGGCGAGGTGCCCGAGAACGAGCTGTGGGATATCATCAACGTAAATGTGGGTGCCACCACGCTGATGACGCGGCTGGTTATCGACCAGATGCAGAAGCGCAAACGTGGTGCGATTGTCAACGTCTCTTCCGGATCCGAGCTCCAGCCCTTGCCGCTGATGACAGTATACGCCGCAACGAAGGCCTATGTCAAAAGTTTCTCCGATGCCCTGAGGGCGGAATACTCCAGGTTTGGCGTGACCGTCCAACACCTGTCGCCTCTTTTCGTCAACACGAAAATGAACGCGTTCAGCTCTAAGCTTCAG GTTTCAAGTATATTTGTACCCGACGCTACGACTTATGCGAGAAATGCCATCGCCACGCTGGGCAAAATGGACAGCAGCACTGGTTACTGGGCACACAGTATTCAGAAGTTCGTTACCCTGATGCCGCCCGTGTGGATTCGAACGAAAATTGGACAGATTATGAACGAGAGCTTCAGGCAGGACTACTTCAAGCAAAAGCAACAAACCTcgctgtaa
- the LOC139105165 gene encoding carbohydrate sulfotransferase 11: MTGCRVWRIILLVAVWRTAARASANVPHIDSTDGDRKPFEPNKYIYSWTGPNALARSALVERQERLQYNCELESSEVDTTVLNPESFRNILVDDLHELLYCYVPKVACTNWKRVLMIATGKWSGNDPLEIPADQAHSPGTFQRLNNYTLPEIEKKLATYDKLIVVRHPLERLLSAYRNKLETKHEKSAKYFQTRFGKKIVKKYRPNASEESLKNGDDVTFREFVDFVTDDTENGTKNEHWRPIYDLCQPCIVNYNLVSKYESLVEDATEVLERIGVTSVNFPARPTSSEPTSRKLDKYYSTLSYKQLRKLADLYKLDLRLFDYSLEDVLGFSLA; encoded by the exons atGACAGGATGTCGAGTGTGGAGAATAATTTTGCTCGTTGCCGTATGGAGAACGGCCGCGAGAGCAAGCGCAAACGTCCCGCATATCGACTCGACTGATGGAGACAGGAAACCGTTCGAGCCGAACAAATACATTTATTCCTGGACAGGGCCAAACGCGCTGGCCAGGTCGGCCTTGGTCGAGAGACAGGAAAGACTGCAATATAACTGCGAGCTTGAAAGTAGCGAGGTCGATACCACCGTGTTAAATCCAGAATCATTCCGAAATATTCTCGTAGATGATTTGCACGAGCTGCTCTATTGCTACGTACCGAAg gTGGCTTGCACAAACTGGAAGCGCGTGTTAATGATCGCGACCGGGAAATGGTCCGGCAACGATCCCTTAGAGATTCCGGCCGATCAGGCCCATTCACCTGGTACTTTCCAGCGACTGAATAATTACACTTTGCCCGAGATAGAAAAGAAGTTAGCGACTTACGACAAGCTAATTGTCGTGCGACATCCCTTAGAGAGACTTTTGTCTGCCTACCGAAATAAGTTGGAGACCAAGCATGAAAAAAGTGCGAAGTACTTTCAAACTCGCTTCGGCAAGAAGATCGTGAAG AAATACAGGCCGAACGCGTCCGAGGAATCTCTAAAAAATGGCGACGACGTAACGTTCCGCGAGTTCGTCGACTTCGTCACCGATGACACCGAGAACGGAACAAAGAACGAGCATTGGAGGCCGATATATGATCTGTGCCAGCCGTGCATAGTCAACTATAATCTCGTGAGCAAATACGAGAGCTTGGTCGAGGACGCGACGGAAGTTCTTGAACGGATAGGCGTAACATCTGTAAA TTTTCCAGCCAGACCGACGAGCAGCGAGCCGACCTCGAGGAAGCTAGATAAATATTACTCGACTCTAAGTTACAAACAACTTCGCAAACTGGCCGACCTGTACAAATTAGATTTAAGGCTGTTCGACTATTCGCTGGAAGATGTACTAGGGTTTTCCTTGGCTTAA